A genomic segment from Pseudomonas sp. S09G 359 encodes:
- a CDS encoding 2-hydroxyacid dehydrogenase, translated as MRVILFSSQTYDRDSFLGEPLPPGLELQFQPARLNLDTVALAEHHEVVCAFINDDLSAPVLEHLARGGTRLIALRSAGYNHVDLAAAKRLGLTIVRVPAYSPHAVAEHAVALILALNRRLHRAYNRTRDGDFSLHGLTGFDLVGKTVGVVGTGQIGATFAKIMAGFGCQLLAYDPFPNPQVQALGARYVSLPELLAQAQIISLHCPLTADSQHLINASSLAHMQPGAMLINTGRGGLVDTPALIDALKDGQLGYLGLDVYEEEAQLFFEDRSDLPLQDDVLARLLTFPNVIITAHQAFLTREALAAIAGTTLANIAAWAEGRAQNRVEG; from the coding sequence ATGCGCGTGATTCTTTTCAGCAGCCAAACCTACGACCGCGACAGCTTCCTCGGCGAGCCGCTGCCGCCGGGCCTGGAGCTGCAATTCCAACCCGCCCGGCTGAACCTCGACACCGTGGCCCTGGCCGAACACCACGAAGTGGTCTGCGCCTTTATCAACGACGACCTCAGCGCCCCGGTGCTGGAACACCTGGCCCGGGGCGGCACCCGGCTGATCGCCCTGCGCTCGGCCGGCTACAACCATGTCGACCTGGCCGCCGCCAAGCGCCTGGGCCTGACCATCGTGCGCGTACCCGCCTATTCGCCCCACGCCGTGGCCGAACACGCGGTGGCGCTGATCCTCGCCCTCAACCGCCGCCTGCACCGTGCCTACAACCGCACTCGCGATGGCGATTTCAGCCTGCATGGCCTCACCGGTTTCGACCTGGTGGGCAAGACCGTCGGCGTGGTCGGCACCGGGCAGATTGGCGCCACGTTCGCCAAGATCATGGCCGGGTTCGGTTGCCAGCTGCTGGCCTACGACCCCTTCCCCAACCCGCAGGTCCAGGCACTCGGCGCACGGTACGTGAGCCTGCCGGAGCTGCTCGCCCAAGCGCAGATCATCAGCCTGCATTGCCCGCTGACTGCCGACAGCCAGCACCTGATCAACGCCAGCTCCCTCGCCCACATGCAACCCGGCGCGATGCTGATCAATACCGGCCGTGGCGGCCTGGTCGACACGCCAGCGCTGATCGACGCCCTCAAGGACGGCCAACTCGGCTACCTGGGGCTGGATGTGTATGAAGAAGAGGCCCAGCTGTTTTTCGAAGACCGTTCCGACCTGCCCCTGCAGGACGATGTGCTCGCGCGCCTGCTGACCTTCCCCAACGTGATCATCACCGCGCACCAGGCGTTCCTCACCCGCGAGGCCCTGGCGGCGATTGCCGGCACTACCCTGGCGAACATCGCGGCGTGGGCCGAGGGCCGGGCGCAGAACCGGGTCGAAGGATGA
- a CDS encoding META domain-containing protein, translating into MKRLLLLAAFGVALTGCAGDAVKLKQDHSYVVEWIGERPLMDYAHLTVTLGADGRAYGSGGCNHWFAPYTLDGDSLSFGKIGSTRKLCAEALMEQEHRFFQALQGVQRWDISPIAQTRFWPAEGAPIRLWLEEG; encoded by the coding sequence ATGAAACGCCTGCTTCTGCTAGCCGCCTTCGGTGTGGCCCTGACGGGCTGCGCCGGCGATGCGGTCAAGCTCAAACAGGATCACAGCTACGTGGTGGAATGGATTGGTGAGCGGCCGCTGATGGATTACGCGCACCTGACCGTCACCCTTGGCGCCGATGGTCGCGCCTATGGCAGTGGCGGTTGCAACCACTGGTTTGCACCCTACACCCTGGATGGCGACTCGCTCAGCTTCGGCAAGATCGGCAGCACCCGCAAGCTCTGCGCTGAGGCCCTGATGGAGCAGGAACACCGCTTCTTCCAGGCCCTGCAAGGCGTGCAACGCTGGGATATCTCGCCGATCGCGCAGACCCGCTTCTGGCCGGCTGAAGGCGCGCCGATCCGCTTGTGGCTGGAAGAAGGCTGA
- a CDS encoding TlpA disulfide reductase family protein translates to MTRRLIGALAIITTLLLSGCGNDYGVDQNGQKVAAERLDKQWLVVNYWAEWCGPCRTEIPELNALAEQLKGQGVGVFGVNFDNVQGEELKTASDKLGIKFTVLAQNPDGIFDIPRSEALPVTYIIDDKGKVREQLMGEQTAEGVLAKLKALRG, encoded by the coding sequence ATGACAAGGCGACTGATCGGTGCATTGGCGATCATCACAACCCTGCTGCTCAGCGGCTGCGGTAATGATTACGGCGTAGACCAGAACGGCCAGAAAGTCGCGGCCGAACGCCTCGACAAGCAGTGGCTGGTGGTCAACTACTGGGCCGAATGGTGTGGCCCCTGCCGCACGGAAATCCCCGAGCTCAACGCCTTGGCAGAGCAACTGAAAGGGCAGGGCGTGGGGGTGTTCGGGGTCAACTTCGACAACGTGCAGGGCGAGGAACTCAAAACCGCCAGCGACAAGCTGGGGATCAAGTTCACGGTGCTGGCGCAGAACCCGGATGGCATCTTCGATATTCCGCGCAGCGAGGCATTGCCGGTGACCTACATCATTGATGACAAGGGCAAGGTGCGGGAACAGTTGATGGGTGAGCAGACGGCGGAAGGGGTGTTGGCCAAGCTCAAGGCCCTGCGCGGTTAA
- the arsC gene encoding arsenate reductase (glutaredoxin) (This arsenate reductase requires both glutathione and glutaredoxin to convert arsenate to arsenite, after which the efflux transporter formed by ArsA and ArsB can extrude the arsenite from the cell, providing resistance.): protein MTDLTLYHNPRCSKSRGALELLEARGLAPTVVRYLETPLNAAQIKALLTKLGISARQLLRTGEDEYKTLNLADATLSEAHLIAAIAAHPKLMERPILETADKAVIGRPPENVLEILP from the coding sequence ATGACCGATCTGACGCTTTATCACAACCCGCGCTGCTCGAAATCCCGCGGTGCGCTCGAACTGCTCGAAGCTCGCGGCCTCGCTCCCACCGTGGTGCGCTACCTGGAAACCCCGCTGAACGCGGCGCAAATCAAGGCCCTGCTGACCAAACTCGGCATCAGCGCGCGCCAACTGTTGCGCACTGGCGAAGACGAATACAAGACCCTCAACCTGGCCGACGCCACCTTGAGCGAAGCCCACCTGATCGCCGCCATCGCCGCACACCCGAAGTTGATGGAACGCCCGATCCTGGAAACCGCCGATAAAGCCGTCATTGGCCGCCCGCCGGAAAACGTGCTGGAGATTTTGCCGTGA
- the wrbA gene encoding NAD(P)H:quinone oxidoreductase, which yields MTTPYVLVLYYSRNGSVSEMARQIARGIEQGGMEARLRTVPAISTECEAVAPSIPDEGALYASLDDLKHCSGLALGSPTRFGNMAAPLKYFLDGTSNLWLTGALVGKPAGVFTSTASLHGGQETTLMSMLLPLLHHGMLITGLPYSEQALLDTQGGGTPYGASHHSGPDGKRMLDQHEITLCRALGLRLASTATLLENGRGQKA from the coding sequence GTGACCACCCCTTACGTGCTGGTGTTGTATTACAGCCGCAATGGCTCGGTGAGCGAAATGGCCCGGCAGATTGCCCGGGGTATCGAGCAAGGCGGCATGGAGGCGCGTTTGCGCACCGTGCCGGCGATTTCCACCGAATGCGAAGCGGTGGCCCCGAGCATTCCCGACGAAGGCGCGCTGTACGCCAGCCTGGATGACTTGAAGCATTGTTCGGGCCTGGCCCTCGGCAGCCCGACGCGGTTCGGCAATATGGCCGCGCCGCTCAAGTACTTCCTCGATGGCACCAGCAACCTGTGGCTTACCGGTGCCCTCGTCGGCAAGCCGGCCGGGGTATTTACCTCTACCGCCAGCCTGCACGGCGGCCAGGAGACCACCCTGATGTCGATGCTGCTGCCGCTGCTGCACCACGGCATGCTGATCACCGGTCTGCCCTACAGCGAACAGGCCCTGCTCGACACCCAGGGCGGCGGCACGCCGTATGGCGCCAGCCACCATTCCGGGCCGGACGGCAAGCGCATGCTTGACCAGCATGAAATCACCCTGTGCCGCGCGTTGGGCCTGCGCCTGGCCAGCACCGCCACGCTGCTGGAGAACGGCCGTGGCCAAAAAGCCTAA
- a CDS encoding DUF2069 domain-containing protein — MAKKPKVLPPQAWLEPRVKVARALSLLAFFALVGLLCAYYLFVADLHGARPWVILLIELVPLLVLAPGMLLGSARGHSWMCFVVNLYFIKGALAAYDPNRQWFGVLEMLASLAVFCTALLYVRWRHQLNRRLAE, encoded by the coding sequence GTGGCCAAAAAGCCTAAAGTCCTGCCGCCCCAGGCGTGGCTGGAACCCCGGGTCAAGGTCGCACGTGCCTTGAGCCTGCTGGCGTTTTTCGCTCTGGTGGGGCTGCTGTGCGCTTACTACCTGTTCGTGGCCGACCTGCACGGCGCGCGCCCGTGGGTGATCCTGTTGATCGAACTGGTGCCGCTGCTGGTGCTCGCACCGGGGATGCTGCTGGGCAGCGCGCGCGGGCATTCGTGGATGTGCTTTGTGGTAAACCTGTATTTCATCAAGGGCGCGCTGGCCGCGTACGACCCGAACCGCCAGTGGTTCGGGGTACTTGAGATGCTCGCGAGCCTGGCAGTGTTTTGTACGGCGCTGCTGTATGTGCGCTGGCGGCATCAGCTCAATCGGCGCTTGGCTGAATAA
- a CDS encoding DNA-3-methyladenine glycosylase I, with product MRDYKWLHEYCLNRFGSAAELEAHLPAAKTPAQLRKISDDRYLSTLALRVFRAGLKHSVVDAKWPAFEQVFFGFDPEKVVLMGAEHLERLMQDTRIIRHLGKLKSVPRNAQMILDIAQEKGSFGAFIADWPVTDIVGLWKYLSKHGHQLGGLSAPRFLRMVGKDTFVPSYDVVAALNAQKIVDKAPTSLRDLATVQGAFNQWHAESGRPMCQLSMMLAYTVNH from the coding sequence ATGCGCGATTACAAGTGGCTGCACGAATATTGTCTGAACCGCTTCGGTTCAGCTGCCGAGCTGGAAGCCCATCTGCCGGCCGCCAAGACCCCGGCGCAACTGCGCAAGATCAGTGATGATCGCTACTTGTCGACCCTGGCGCTGCGGGTGTTTCGTGCCGGGCTGAAACACAGTGTGGTGGATGCCAAGTGGCCAGCGTTCGAGCAGGTGTTCTTCGGTTTCGACCCGGAAAAGGTGGTGCTGATGGGCGCTGAGCACCTGGAGCGCCTGATGCAGGACACGCGCATCATTCGTCACCTGGGCAAGCTCAAGAGCGTGCCGCGCAACGCGCAGATGATCCTCGATATCGCGCAGGAAAAGGGCAGTTTCGGCGCATTTATCGCCGACTGGCCGGTGACCGATATCGTCGGGCTGTGGAAATACCTGAGCAAGCACGGCCACCAGTTGGGCGGGCTGTCGGCGCCACGCTTTTTGCGCATGGTCGGCAAGGACACTTTTGTGCCGAGTTATGACGTGGTAGCCGCCTTGAACGCGCAGAAGATCGTCGACAAGGCGCCCACCAGCCTGCGCGACCTGGCGACGGTGCAGGGCGCGTTCAATCAATGGCACGCCGAGAGCGGGCGGCCGATGTGTCAGCTGTCGATGATGTTGGCGTACACGGTCAACCACTGA
- the ttcA gene encoding tRNA 2-thiocytidine(32) synthetase TtcA gives MGTLTVNQNKLQKRLRRLAGEAVADFNMIEDGDKVMVCLSGGKDSYTMLDVLLHLQKVAPIKFEIVAVNMDQKQPGFPEHVLPAYLKELGVDYHIVEKDTYSVVKELVPEGKTTCSLCSRLRRGTLYTFADEIGATKMALGHHRDDIVETFFLNMFFNGSLKAMPPKLRADDGRNVVIRPLAYCNEKDIQAYSDLKQFPIIPCNLCGSQENLQRQVVKEMLVDWERKTPGRTESIFRSLQNVQPSQLADRNLFDFTSLKIDESAASRFVNVVNL, from the coding sequence ATGGGCACTCTTACGGTCAACCAGAACAAACTGCAAAAACGCCTGCGCCGCCTGGCCGGTGAAGCGGTCGCCGATTTCAACATGATCGAGGACGGCGACAAGGTCATGGTCTGCCTCTCGGGCGGCAAAGACAGCTACACCATGCTCGACGTGCTGTTGCACCTGCAAAAGGTCGCGCCGATCAAATTCGAGATCGTCGCCGTCAACATGGACCAGAAGCAGCCGGGTTTCCCCGAGCATGTGCTGCCGGCCTACCTCAAAGAGCTGGGTGTCGATTACCACATCGTCGAAAAAGACACCTACTCGGTGGTCAAGGAACTGGTTCCGGAAGGCAAGACCACCTGCTCGCTGTGCTCACGCCTGCGCCGTGGCACGCTCTACACCTTTGCCGATGAGATCGGCGCAACCAAGATGGCCCTGGGGCATCACCGCGACGATATCGTCGAGACGTTCTTCCTCAATATGTTCTTCAACGGCTCGCTCAAGGCCATGCCGCCCAAGCTGCGTGCCGATGACGGGCGCAACGTGGTGATCCGCCCGCTGGCGTATTGCAACGAGAAGGACATCCAGGCCTACTCCGACCTCAAGCAGTTCCCGATCATCCCCTGCAACCTGTGTGGCTCCCAGGAAAACCTGCAGCGCCAGGTGGTCAAGGAGATGCTGGTGGACTGGGAGCGCAAGACCCCGGGCCGTACCGAAAGCATCTTCCGCAGCCTGCAGAACGTGCAGCCGTCGCAATTGGCCGACCGCAACCTGTTCGACTTCACCAGCCTGAAAATCGATGAGAGCGCCGCTTCGCGCTTCGTCAATGTTGTGAACCTCTAA
- a CDS encoding Yip1 family protein has protein sequence MIHHVVGLFTHPDQEWREIRGDKEESISHMYLTHTLILAAIPAVSAFIGTTQVGWVIGNRAPVMLTQESALWMTIMSYAAMLGGVAVMGAFIHWMARTYDANPSMARCVAFATYTATPLFVGGLAALYPHMWLGMVVGTAAICYTVYLLYVGLPTFMNIDPDEGFLFSSSVLAVGLVVLVAIMAFTVIVWGLGVGPIYTN, from the coding sequence ATGATCCATCACGTCGTGGGGCTTTTTACCCATCCCGACCAGGAATGGCGGGAAATCCGTGGCGATAAAGAAGAAAGCATCAGCCACATGTACCTCACTCATACCTTGATTCTCGCGGCGATCCCCGCCGTGTCCGCCTTTATCGGCACCACCCAGGTCGGCTGGGTCATCGGCAACCGCGCGCCGGTGATGCTGACCCAGGAAAGCGCCCTATGGATGACCATCATGTCGTACGCGGCCATGCTCGGCGGCGTGGCGGTCATGGGCGCGTTCATTCACTGGATGGCCCGCACCTACGACGCCAACCCCAGCATGGCGCGCTGCGTGGCCTTTGCCACCTATACCGCGACGCCGCTGTTTGTCGGCGGGCTGGCGGCGCTGTACCCGCATATGTGGCTAGGCATGGTGGTGGGCACCGCAGCGATTTGCTACACGGTGTACCTGCTTTACGTGGGGCTGCCGACCTTCATGAACATCGACCCGGACGAGGGTTTCCTGTTTTCCAGCTCGGTGCTGGCCGTGGGCCTGGTGGTATTGGTGGCAATCATGGCGTTTACCGTGATCGTCTGGGGCCTGGGTGTTGGTCCGATCTACACAAACTGA
- a CDS encoding SprT family zinc-dependent metalloprotease — protein sequence MPEQLNTRVEDCFLQAESFFKRSFKRPQVSLKLRGQKAGVAHLHENLLRFNPQLYRENSQHFLKQTVAHEVAHLIAHQLFGERIQPHGEEWQLIMRGVYELPPDRCHTYEVKRRQVTRYIYRCPCADSDFPFSSQRHGMVAQGRRYLCRRCRQTLVFTGETRVE from the coding sequence ATGCCCGAGCAACTCAATACCCGCGTCGAAGATTGTTTCCTACAAGCCGAATCCTTTTTCAAACGAAGCTTTAAACGCCCGCAGGTCAGCCTCAAGCTGCGGGGCCAGAAGGCCGGTGTCGCGCATTTGCACGAAAACCTGCTGCGTTTCAACCCACAGCTTTACCGTGAAAACAGCCAACATTTCCTCAAACAGACCGTGGCCCACGAAGTGGCGCACCTGATTGCCCACCAATTGTTTGGCGAGCGCATCCAGCCCCATGGCGAGGAATGGCAACTGATCATGCGCGGGGTCTATGAACTGCCGCCGGACCGTTGCCATACCTATGAGGTCAAGCGGCGCCAGGTGACCCGTTATATCTACCGTTGCCCATGTGCCGATAGCGACTTTCCGTTTTCGTCACAGCGGCATGGCATGGTGGCTCAGGGACGAAGGTATTTGTGTCGGCGGTGCCGGCAGACCTTGGTGTTTACCGGGGAAACCCGGGTGGAATAA
- a CDS encoding CaiB/BaiF CoA-transferase family protein, with product MSGPLASLKVLDFSTLLPGPFASLMLADMGAEVLRIESPTRMDLLRVLPPHDHGTSASHAYLNRNKRSLALDLKQAEALEIVRELVKDYDIVLEQFRPGVMERLGLGYEALKAINPRLIYVSITGYGQTGPYKDRAGHDINYLALAGVASYTGRRDTGPLPLGVQVADVGGGSLYAVVGLLAAVIARQQSGVGQYLDVSMTDCSFSLNAMAGAGYLACGVEPEWESHVLNGGSFYDYYRSRDGRWMSVGSLEPAFMQRLCAALGRPELAALGLGPALKQALQVEFEKRSFEELCALFAGVDACVEPVLHLSEALQHPQLKAREVVSQVPRGDGSTQAQIACPLKFSEGLPAPRHIGVAVGAHSDEVLGELGLSPQRIIELRQAKVIG from the coding sequence ATGTCAGGTCCCTTGGCGTCCCTTAAAGTGCTGGATTTTTCCACCCTGCTGCCTGGCCCCTTTGCCTCCCTGATGCTGGCCGACATGGGCGCCGAGGTGCTACGTATCGAGTCGCCTACGCGCATGGACCTGCTGCGCGTGCTGCCGCCCCACGATCACGGCACGTCGGCGAGCCATGCCTACCTCAATCGTAACAAGCGCAGCCTGGCGCTGGACCTCAAGCAGGCCGAGGCGCTGGAGATCGTGCGTGAGTTGGTCAAGGACTACGACATTGTGCTGGAGCAGTTCCGACCCGGGGTGATGGAGCGCCTGGGGCTGGGGTATGAGGCGTTGAAGGCGATCAACCCGCGGCTGATTTATGTGTCGATTACCGGTTACGGCCAGACCGGCCCCTATAAGGACCGCGCCGGGCACGATATCAATTATCTGGCGCTGGCCGGTGTGGCCAGCTACACCGGGCGCCGCGACACCGGCCCGTTGCCTTTGGGCGTGCAGGTGGCGGATGTCGGCGGTGGGTCGCTGTATGCCGTGGTGGGGTTGCTGGCGGCGGTCATCGCGCGGCAACAGAGCGGGGTGGGGCAGTACCTGGATGTGAGCATGACCGACTGTTCGTTCAGCCTGAATGCGATGGCCGGCGCGGGCTACCTGGCCTGCGGGGTGGAACCGGAGTGGGAAAGCCATGTGCTGAACGGCGGCAGTTTCTACGATTATTACCGCTCGCGGGATGGGCGCTGGATGTCGGTCGGCAGCTTGGAACCGGCGTTTATGCAACGGTTGTGCGCGGCGCTGGGGCGGCCGGAGTTGGCGGCGCTGGGCCTGGGTCCAGCCCTCAAGCAGGCGCTGCAGGTCGAGTTTGAAAAGCGCAGCTTTGAGGAACTGTGTGCACTGTTTGCCGGGGTGGATGCATGCGTGGAGCCGGTGTTGCATTTGAGCGAGGCGCTGCAGCACCCGCAGTTGAAGGCGCGGGAGGTGGTCAGCCAGGTGCCCAGGGGCGATGGTTCGACCCAGGCGCAGATAGCGTGCCCGCTGAAATTTTCAGAGGGGTTGCCGGCGCCTCGGCATATTGGTGTGGCGGTGGGGGCGCACAGTGATGAAGTGTTGGGGGAGTTAGGGTTGAGCCCGCAGCGAATCATCGAGCTGCGGCAGGCCAAGGTGATTGGGTGA
- the tusD gene encoding sulfurtransferase complex subunit TusD gives MKFAIAVFSAAHAPSSRRALLFARAALAGGHEIVRLFFYQDGVYSAANNIVAPQDEQDIARQWRELVSQHQLDGVVCIAAALRRGVLNTEEATRYQRSAVNLEAPWALSGLGQLHDAAQAADRLICFGGP, from the coding sequence ATGAAGTTTGCAATTGCTGTGTTTTCCGCCGCCCATGCACCCTCATCGCGCCGCGCCCTGCTGTTCGCCAGGGCGGCGTTGGCGGGCGGGCATGAGATTGTGCGGCTGTTTTTCTATCAGGACGGCGTCTACAGCGCCGCCAACAACATTGTCGCGCCCCAGGACGAGCAGGACATTGCCCGCCAATGGCGCGAGCTTGTCAGCCAGCATCAGCTCGACGGCGTGGTGTGCATCGCCGCGGCCTTGCGCCGTGGCGTGCTCAATACCGAGGAAGCCACGCGCTATCAGCGCAGCGCGGTCAACCTGGAGGCGCCGTGGGCGCTGTCGGGCCTCGGGCAATTGCACGACGCGGCCCAGGCCGCCGACCGCCTGATCTGTTTTGGAGGGCCGTGA
- the tusC gene encoding sulfurtransferase complex subunit TusC, which translates to MSKSLLVISRQAPWSGPSAREALDIVLAGGAFDLPIGLLFMDDGVFQLAPHQNAKAVQQKDLSANLQALGLFGVDDVFACRHSLAARGMTPPSDAQPLSNDEISQLIDRYDQVMTL; encoded by the coding sequence ATGTCCAAATCCTTATTGGTGATCAGCCGCCAGGCACCGTGGTCCGGGCCGAGCGCGCGCGAAGCGCTGGATATCGTGCTGGCCGGCGGCGCGTTTGATCTGCCGATTGGCTTGTTGTTCATGGACGACGGCGTGTTCCAACTGGCGCCGCACCAAAACGCCAAGGCCGTGCAGCAAAAAGACCTCAGCGCCAACCTGCAGGCGTTGGGCCTGTTCGGCGTCGACGACGTGTTCGCCTGCCGCCACAGCCTGGCCGCCCGAGGCATGACGCCTCCCAGCGATGCGCAACCGTTGAGCAACGACGAAATCTCCCAACTGATTGACCGTTACGACCAGGTGATGACCCTCTGA
- the tusB gene encoding sulfurtransferase complex subunit TusB, whose amino-acid sequence MSTLHVVSHSPFADSRLDSCLRVCASKDAILLCGDGAYGLHSPALHTKGVRVLVLAEDMQARNLPLPDWADSVDYPGFVQLSIDYDKVNTWL is encoded by the coding sequence ATGTCGACTTTACATGTGGTATCTCACTCGCCCTTTGCCGATAGCCGACTCGACAGCTGCCTGCGGGTATGCGCCAGCAAAGACGCGATTCTGCTCTGCGGCGACGGCGCCTACGGGCTGCACAGCCCGGCCCTGCACACCAAGGGCGTGAGGGTGCTTGTGCTGGCCGAAGACATGCAGGCGCGCAACCTGCCGCTGCCCGACTGGGCCGACAGCGTGGATTACCCAGGTTTTGTGCAATTGTCGATCGACTACGACAAGGTCAACACCTGGCTATGA
- a CDS encoding TusE/DsrC/DsvC family sulfur relay protein: MNTLTVGERTLELDKDGYLADLNDWSVDVANALAAAESVELTPAHWEILELLRAFYAEYQLSPATRPLIKYTALKLGAEKGNSLHLNHLFNGTPAKLAAKLAGLPRPTNCL, translated from the coding sequence ATGAACACCCTGACCGTAGGCGAACGCACCCTCGAACTGGACAAGGACGGCTACCTGGCCGACTTGAATGACTGGTCCGTCGACGTGGCCAACGCCCTGGCCGCAGCCGAATCCGTGGAACTGACCCCGGCCCACTGGGAAATCCTCGAATTGCTGCGCGCTTTTTATGCCGAGTACCAGCTGTCCCCCGCCACGCGCCCGCTGATCAAGTACACCGCCTTGAAGCTGGGCGCGGAAAAGGGCAACAGCCTGCACCTCAACCACCTGTTCAATGGCACTCCCGCCAAACTCGCCGCCAAGCTGGCGGGCCTGCCCAGGCCGACGAATTGCTTATGA
- a CDS encoding glycosyl transferase family protein, protein MTDFAPLTLETPAEHPFAQFVRILGKGKRGARNLTREEAREAMGMLLDEKVEDTQLGAFLMLLRHKEESPEELAGFTEAVRERLDAPALNVDIDWPTYAGKKRHLPWYLLAVKCLAQNGVRILMHGGGAHTAGRLYTEQLLAGLQIPLCRNWQQVEAAFEQGNLAFIPLGDWAPQLQRMIDLRNTLGLRSPIHSLARLLNPLSARCGLQSIFHPGYQGVHRDASGLLGDNVIVVKGDGGEVEINPDTLSHLYGTTGGESWDEEWPALSAQRHVKPAALEPEHLKALWRGEVEDSYPQLALIATMALALRGLGHPREQAFELAQQYWDARDKSI, encoded by the coding sequence ATGACCGACTTTGCCCCGCTGACCCTTGAAACCCCTGCCGAGCACCCGTTTGCGCAGTTCGTGCGCATCCTGGGCAAAGGCAAGCGCGGCGCGCGCAACCTCACCCGCGAGGAAGCCCGCGAAGCCATGGGCATGTTGCTCGACGAAAAAGTCGAAGACACCCAGCTCGGTGCGTTCTTGATGCTGCTGCGCCACAAGGAAGAAAGCCCGGAAGAACTCGCCGGCTTCACCGAAGCCGTGCGCGAGCGCCTCGACGCCCCGGCACTCAACGTGGACATCGACTGGCCGACCTACGCCGGCAAGAAACGCCACCTGCCGTGGTACCTGCTGGCGGTCAAATGCCTGGCGCAGAACGGCGTGCGCATCCTTATGCATGGCGGCGGCGCACACACGGCCGGGCGCTTGTACACCGAGCAGTTGCTCGCGGGCCTGCAGATTCCGTTGTGCCGTAACTGGCAGCAGGTCGAGGCCGCCTTCGAGCAAGGCAACCTGGCGTTTATCCCGCTGGGCGACTGGGCGCCGCAACTGCAACGCATGATCGACCTGCGCAACACCCTCGGCCTGCGCTCGCCGATCCATTCCCTGGCGCGCCTGCTCAACCCGCTGAGTGCACGTTGTGGCCTGCAGAGCATTTTCCATCCCGGTTACCAGGGCGTGCACCGCGACGCCAGCGGCTTGCTCGGCGATAACGTGATTGTGGTCAAGGGCGACGGCGGCGAAGTCGAAATCAACCCCGATACGCTCAGCCACTTGTATGGCACCACCGGCGGCGAGAGCTGGGACGAAGAGTGGCCTGCCCTCTCCGCCCAGCGCCACGTCAAGCCGGCAGCCCTGGAGCCCGAGCATTTGAAGGCACTGTGGCGTGGCGAGGTCGAAGACAGCTACCCGCAACTGGCCCTGATCGCCACCATGGCCCTGGCCTTGCGCGGCCTCGGCCACCCACGTGAACAGGCCTTCGAATTGGCCCAACAATACTGGGACGCACGGGACAAATCGATTTAA